The Geovibrio ferrireducens genome window below encodes:
- a CDS encoding AtpZ/AtpI family protein has protein sequence MNSEEKDKPESKIKKADRLMHASSIGMSFVFSILIGTGMGWWLDKFFGTKPVLTFIFMLFGIAAGFKNMIYFMKKAGVFDEDNK, from the coding sequence ATGAACAGCGAAGAAAAAGATAAGCCGGAATCAAAAATCAAAAAAGCCGACAGGCTAATGCACGCCAGTTCAATAGGTATGTCTTTCGTGTTCAGCATCCTCATCGGAACAGGGATGGGCTGGTGGCTTGATAAGTTTTTCGGCACTAAACCCGTTCTTACCTTTATCTTCATGCTCTTCGGAATAGCTGCGGGATTTAAAAACATGATTTATTTTATGAAAAAAGCCGGCGTTTTTGATGAAGATAACAAATAA
- a CDS encoding ATP synthase subunit I: MKITNKIFILSLIFFAILYTVCTIFFNKSFTAGVLCGYMIAALNFFMLSRKITSAFEGKIFGALAFNTQIRLLGTGVAVWAAYEYLRVSMIGILVGISVVPLSILPVAIHHYRAETDDTSDGCGGSA, from the coding sequence ATGAAGATAACAAATAAAATCTTCATTCTTTCATTGATCTTTTTCGCTATCTTGTATACAGTATGCACGATCTTTTTTAATAAAAGTTTCACGGCCGGGGTTCTGTGCGGTTATATGATTGCCGCTCTGAACTTTTTCATGCTCTCACGGAAGATAACAAGTGCTTTTGAAGGTAAGATTTTCGGTGCACTGGCCTTTAATACTCAAATAAGGCTGCTGGGAACCGGAGTCGCTGTCTGGGCTGCTTATGAATACCTCCGCGTCAGCATGATTGGCATACTCGTAGGGATCTCTGTCGTACCCCTTAGTATTCTTCCGGTCGCCATTCATCACTACCGCGCCGAAACTGATGATACATCAGACGGATGCGGCGGGTCGGCTTGA
- the atpB gene encoding F0F1 ATP synthase subunit A: MEHPLNISMLFPADIGHTYWHVMMTFLVMLFTLFLGSIASRQGSEIPGRTQGAFEMAVGAVYNMGVELMGEEGKPYIPLIFGIGVYVLFSNWMGLIPGFLAPTSNLNSTIAPALVVFFTYQAIGIKKHGAHYIKHFLGPVAFLAPLMFIIEVIGHLARPMSLSMRLFGNVFGEELVIVILFMLVPFLIPLPMVMLGMFTGALQAYVFMMLSMIYISGALEEAH; encoded by the coding sequence ATGGAACACCCCCTTAATATTTCCATGCTTTTTCCCGCGGACATAGGGCACACATACTGGCATGTCATGATGACTTTCCTTGTTATGCTGTTCACCCTTTTCCTCGGAAGCATAGCCTCCAGACAAGGCAGCGAAATCCCCGGCAGAACCCAGGGCGCTTTCGAGATGGCTGTGGGCGCAGTTTACAACATGGGCGTTGAACTCATGGGCGAGGAAGGAAAACCCTACATACCCCTCATTTTCGGTATAGGTGTTTATGTACTTTTCTCCAACTGGATGGGGCTTATACCCGGATTTCTGGCTCCCACATCCAACCTTAACTCAACCATAGCACCCGCTCTGGTAGTATTTTTTACTTATCAGGCGATAGGCATTAAGAAACACGGCGCACACTACATCAAGCATTTCCTCGGCCCCGTGGCTTTTCTTGCCCCCCTTATGTTCATTATCGAGGTCATTGGTCACCTGGCCAGACCCATGTCCCTCTCCATGAGGCTTTTCGGTAACGTGTTCGGTGAGGAGCTTGTTATAGTTATTCTTTTCATGCTCGTACCCTTCCTTATACCCCTGCCCATGGTTATGCTCGGCATGTTCACAGGTGCCCTTCAGGCATATGTGTTCATGATGCTTTCAATGATCTATATCAGTGGTGCACTTGAAGAAGCACACTAA
- the atpE gene encoding ATP synthase F0 subunit C, with the protein MSKTAKILFNVAAIMAVFSVSAFAAEGGETYKWAHYIAAGFGMGIAALGTGMGQGNAIRGAVEGISRNPSASGKISTTMIIGLALIESIAIYALVVALILLLVV; encoded by the coding sequence ATGTCTAAAACAGCAAAAATTCTTTTCAACGTAGCAGCAATCATGGCTGTATTTTCAGTAAGCGCATTCGCAGCAGAAGGCGGCGAAACTTACAAATGGGCACACTACATAGCAGCAGGCTTCGGTATGGGTATAGCAGCTCTCGGAACCGGTATGGGTCAGGGTAACGCTATCCGCGGCGCAGTTGAAGGTATCTCCAGAAACCCCAGTGCATCCGGTAAAATCTCCACTACTATGATCATCGGTCTTGCACTTATCGAGTCAATCGCAATCTACGCACTCGTAGTTGCACTTATCCTTCTTCTTGTTGTTTAA
- a CDS encoding cytochrome c3 family protein: MWQKLKNFSRKDPLIFVLAIIVIVVGATFGGLEAMHMTSTDTFCKTCHAEQRVGVRGEHYTWDKNIHSKADVSCLDCHGNPGVLGYLDAHVIAGTKSLLYQIFVSEERIVELLTHAATDPVAAEHAAPDAACLFCHSDDVNQKLRREKLISVGIHFRNIDEVKNPTYRTTYGLASITGEPVTKGVEPNHAKHIGAGLLCTNCHLGVAHGGELYNKPKMQTCFDCHDTVREKVQTVPANEDCAACHTMQKGLQEGTYVKGVDEMRWYMADLSCSDCHDSAFERPNTDKCIACHDDSYADIMTDTQAAFAERLQEVKAKYAQLFTERSDMPMGKRALFNEYARIIRIAEMDGSKGIHNPDYLDALFTRALELTEAIDTWTAPVAEEKAVPAVQKASAEAAPAAPAFAGNPAELMDIASAMEIINIAEKYVPAPTKPAVNFEHLAHAQKMACTECHSDPESGVLKFEVGEIKGMKNDFHDKLCIDCHTKQRVKKTCNTCHK; encoded by the coding sequence ATGTGGCAGAAACTCAAAAACTTCAGCCGTAAAGACCCTCTCATCTTCGTACTTGCCATAATTGTTATTGTTGTGGGAGCCACTTTTGGCGGTCTTGAGGCTATGCACATGACCAGTACGGACACATTCTGTAAAACGTGTCATGCAGAACAGAGAGTCGGCGTACGGGGCGAACACTACACATGGGACAAAAACATTCACAGCAAGGCGGACGTAAGCTGTCTTGACTGTCACGGCAATCCAGGAGTACTCGGTTATCTTGACGCACACGTCATAGCCGGTACAAAAAGTCTTTTATATCAGATATTCGTTTCAGAAGAGAGAATTGTTGAGCTTCTCACACATGCGGCTACTGATCCTGTTGCGGCAGAACACGCTGCTCCGGATGCGGCATGTCTTTTCTGCCACTCGGATGACGTTAACCAGAAGCTCCGCAGGGAAAAGCTTATCTCAGTCGGTATCCATTTCAGAAACATCGACGAAGTTAAGAACCCCACCTACAGAACAACATACGGACTCGCAAGCATAACCGGCGAACCTGTAACCAAAGGTGTTGAGCCTAACCACGCAAAACACATAGGCGCAGGTCTCCTCTGCACAAACTGCCACCTCGGCGTTGCCCATGGCGGTGAGCTTTACAACAAGCCCAAAATGCAGACATGCTTCGACTGCCACGACACAGTAAGAGAAAAAGTGCAGACTGTTCCCGCAAATGAGGACTGCGCTGCTTGCCATACAATGCAGAAAGGCCTTCAGGAAGGCACATATGTTAAAGGCGTGGATGAGATGAGATGGTACATGGCCGACCTCTCCTGCTCAGACTGCCACGACTCTGCCTTTGAACGCCCCAACACAGACAAATGCATCGCCTGCCATGATGATTCATACGCTGACATCATGACGGACACACAGGCCGCATTCGCTGAGAGACTTCAGGAAGTTAAAGCTAAATATGCACAGCTTTTCACTGAAAGAAGCGACATGCCCATGGGCAAACGCGCTCTCTTCAATGAATACGCGCGCATAATCAGAATCGCTGAGATGGACGGCTCAAAAGGGATTCACAACCCTGACTACCTTGATGCTCTCTTCACAAGAGCACTTGAGCTCACGGAAGCCATAGATACATGGACAGCGCCCGTTGCGGAAGAAAAAGCTGTTCCTGCCGTTCAGAAAGCATCAGCAGAGGCAGCACCCGCTGCTCCGGCTTTTGCAGGGAACCCCGCAGAGCTTATGGACATTGCTTCAGCTATGGAGATAATCAACATCGCAGAAAAATATGTTCCCGCTCCCACAAAGCCCGCAGTAAACTTTGAGCACCTTGCGCACGCTCAGAAGATGGCATGCACCGAATGCCACTCTGATCCTGAATCAGGCGTTCTCAAGTTTGAAGTAGGCGAAATAAAAGGCATGAAAAACGATTTCCACGACAAACTCTGCATCGACTGCCACACGAAACAGCGTGTGAAAAAGACATGCAACACATGCCATAAATAA
- a CDS encoding ferritin family protein, whose protein sequence is MPDFGNPFSGLKHDRKLTDQELVRAIRFMVAAEYEAIQLYQQLAESTDNKLAQAVLMDIADEEKVHAGEFLRLLKELDPQEEEFYQQGYKEVEDEFLSGASAEGAEPAAGESGGLGIGSLKKK, encoded by the coding sequence ATGCCCGATTTTGGAAATCCTTTCAGCGGTTTAAAGCATGATCGCAAACTTACCGATCAGGAGCTTGTCAGAGCCATCCGTTTTATGGTGGCGGCAGAGTATGAGGCTATCCAGCTTTATCAGCAGCTTGCTGAATCCACAGATAACAAGCTGGCTCAGGCGGTTCTTATGGATATAGCTGATGAGGAGAAGGTACACGCCGGAGAATTCCTGCGTCTGCTTAAAGAGCTTGATCCTCAGGAGGAAGAGTTTTATCAGCAGGGATATAAAGAAGTGGAAGATGAATTCCTTTCGGGAGCTTCCGCAGAAGGCGCTGAACCGGCAGCAGGCGAAAGCGGCGGGCTCGGAATAGGCAGCCTTAAGAAAAAATAA
- a CDS encoding family 1 encapsulin nanocompartment shell protein, which produces MNLLRKDFAPISAAAWKEINTLAKETLSANLSARKFADVEGPYGIDYTSVSVGRLALPSKQKAGEVCFGVHKVLPLVEARVNFSLDIWELDNIDRGAKDLELEPLTEAARKLAAFEENAVFNGFKDSGIVGLNQLTAKSKIAMTLDKDSIVDAVSEAQTRMMKEGITGGANLVVSPALWKYLARLFPGGTLGDLIKQQIKGSVVYSEAVDGALLVADREGDLELTVGQDFAVGYHNHDSEKVHLFLTESFTFRVITPEAVVGFSVK; this is translated from the coding sequence ATGAATCTGCTCAGAAAAGATTTTGCACCCATCAGCGCAGCAGCATGGAAAGAGATAAACACACTCGCTAAAGAAACCCTGTCCGCCAACCTTTCCGCCAGAAAGTTTGCGGATGTTGAAGGCCCTTACGGCATAGATTACACATCAGTAAGCGTTGGCCGCCTTGCTCTCCCCTCTAAGCAGAAAGCAGGCGAGGTATGCTTCGGCGTACACAAAGTTCTTCCCCTTGTTGAGGCTAGGGTTAACTTCTCTCTGGATATTTGGGAACTGGACAACATAGACAGGGGAGCAAAAGACCTTGAACTGGAGCCCCTCACAGAGGCAGCCAGAAAACTTGCCGCATTCGAGGAAAACGCGGTATTCAACGGTTTTAAGGACAGCGGTATTGTGGGGTTGAACCAGCTTACTGCCAAGTCAAAAATTGCCATGACGCTGGACAAGGACAGCATTGTGGACGCAGTGAGCGAAGCTCAGACACGCATGATGAAGGAAGGGATCACCGGCGGCGCTAACCTTGTGGTCAGCCCTGCCTTGTGGAAATACCTCGCACGGCTCTTCCCCGGCGGAACACTGGGCGATTTGATCAAACAGCAGATCAAGGGCTCTGTTGTGTACTCGGAAGCGGTTGACGGTGCTCTTCTCGTCGCAGACAGAGAAGGCGACCTTGAACTCACAGTGGGGCAGGACTTCGCAGTGGGCTACCACAACCACGATTCCGAAAAGGTGCACCTGTTCCTTACGGAATCTTTCACATTCAGAGTTATCACACCCGAAGCCGTTGTGGGCTTTTCAGTAAAATAG